CGGGATCGGCCTGCTCATGGACGAAGGCCCGGAAGAGAGCGAGAGAACGCCGAAGAGACGGATCCTTGAAACCCCGGTGCGGTGATGCCGTTAAGGGGCGCGGGGCTGTGATCGATTTGCGGCTACCGCCGCGTGGGCGCGACCAGCCACGACGGACCGCCACTCGCGAGACGGCCTCACCAACACGGCGTTTAGGCGTCACGGCGCCGCACCGCCTCCGCGGCCACGGCACGGAACTGCGTAACCGTCCGATCCCAGCGATAGCGCGCCGCCCGATCCCGCGCAGCCTTCCCCATCAACTCCCGCCGATGCCCGGACAACGCAAGCGTGCACCAGGCAGCCGCGAACGACGACTCCCCGGCGGCAAGCACACCCGTCTCCCCGTCCACGACGGAATCCCGCAGCCCGGGCACGTCGAAGGCGATGGTCGGCGTCTCGCGAGTCGCGGCCTCGGTGACGACGAGGCCCCACCCCTCCACGGCCGAGGGATGAAGCAACAGCCATGCCGCACACAGCAGCCGATGCTTCTCCGCCTCCGACACATGACCGACGAATTCGACGCCGGGTCCGGCGAGTTGTTCCAGGGGCGACCGCTCGGGCCCGTCCCCGACGATGACGAGGCGCCCGCCGGTGACGGGCCGCACCCGCTCCCACAATCGCAGCAAGAGGTCGATCCGCTTGTACTCGACGAGCCGTCCTACGGCCACGAACAGCGGCTCCGGCGAGCGGTCACCCAGCGGGCCCGGTTCCTCGACCCCGTTGTGCACCACACGGATGCGCTCCCGCTCGACGCCGATCCCGCGGAGCGCCTGCGCCGTGGACGGGGAAACGGCGACCATCAGGCTCCGATGCTGCGCACCAGTAAGCGCCCAGTGCTCAAGTCTTCGGCCGAGCCGAGCCGCAGGCGCCAACGCCCCGCCGAACCGCATCTTCCACAGATCGGTATGCACATGGTTGACCAGGCACAACGTCGGCCCGCGATGCCAGAGCGGGGCGAAGTACGGCATCCCGTTGCACACCTCGACCAGCAGATCGCAGTCGCCGACCTGACGGGCGAAGGCGGATCTGGCGCGCAGGTAGTGGCCGTAGGAACCACCGGCCGACACGACCCGGTAGTCCCGGTACGCCGCCGGGCCCCCGCACAGCAGGGTGACCTGGTGGCCGAGCCGGGTGAGCCCGTCAGCGAGGCGGTCGACCAGCAGCTCGGAGCCGCCGGCGGCCTCGTTGCCCAGGTCACGATGGGCGAGGAAAACGATTCGGCGCGGATGTGGGGGGAGCGCCGGAAGGTGCTGCTGCGACGCCCAGGGGAGGGTGGCGCGCAGGGGGGAAGGCACGTGCTGGGGCATGGGTGCTCCAACTCGTCTCAGGGTGCGGAACTCAGCGTGGGGGTGGGGGAGGGTTCGGGTTCCCGGAGGGTTTGGGTTCCCGTGGGGGGATTTCGGGGGTTCTAGGTCGCTGTGGGTCGTTGTGCGTGGGGTGTGGACAGGCTGTGTCCGGGTGGGGTTGGACAGTTTTCGCCCAGCCGTTCGCCACGGCTACTCACCGGCGTGACAATTTCGGGCTTTATTAGAGCTGACGTCACGTCACATTGTGAGCGAGGGCTGGGGCATCTCGACCGTAGCCGGTGATTCCGGACGCCTACGCCCCCATACCACCAAAACGCCACCCACCACCGCAATCACGAAACCCGCCCCAGCGGCCCCGACCGGCAACGTCTCGCCCACCACGCGCAGCAGACCGCTGTCCCGCTTCGCCTGCCGCACGGCCTCCTTCTGCGTGGCCGTGGTGAACGAGATCTTCTCGCTGTCCAGCAGCACCGCGGCGTCCTTGTCGCCGCCCGGTGCCCGCAGGGTGCGGCGCGGGCCGGTCTGGGCGTAGATCACCCGGCCGGTGCGCTGGTCGACGACCAGTTTGAACCCGTGGTTGGAGTACCACTCCTCGGCCAGCACCTGCGGGCGCTTCGGCTCGTCGACGAGGCTGCCGGGGACGAGCCGGCTGCCGACCTTGCGGGGCGCGACCGTGCCGGTGAACCGGTATCCCGTGTACCCCTGGATCTTCTCGGTGCCGTCGTACCGCATGGTGATCGCGGTGCCGCCGGTGTTGTCCCACCACTGGTAGGAGCGCTTCTCCACGTCGAACGGGAACTTCAGATAGGCCTCGCCCTCGATGTACGGCGTCTCCTTGCAGCAGTGCACCGGTTTCGTCGTCCTCCGGTCCATCACCCAGCGGTGCGGGGTGAAGTCCAGCGCGTCGTGCGGATCGGCGGCCGGCAGCGACTTGTCGGTGTCGACGGTGGTGATCACGTCCCATACTGCGTTGCCGCTGCGCTCACTTTCGGCCACATTGCCGCGCACCCGCTGGGTGACGGTGATCTTCTGGTCCGGCACGGTCTTGATCTTGTCGGTGTCGAAGACGCTGCCGGTGCCGGTGTAGACGGCGGTGGTGTCGATGTCGATGGGGTTCACGGCGGCACGCGGGGCCACGTACCAGGCCAGCATGGGCGCCAGTACCAGCAGAAACGTGCCGATGCCCAGCAGGATCAACGAGAGAGGTGAGGCTGTACGGCGCATCCGGCACTCCTGGGGGATTGGCGCATGGTCGATGCACGCTCAGTGCACAGTCGGTGCACGGTCGTTGCCTGGCCGTTCTTGGGCCGGGAACCGTAGGCGTCCCTTGACGGAGTGTCAATGTCTTGACGTGCCGACCCGGCTTGTCGAGACTGAACCGACAGACAGGGGTCGGGATCAGGCTGGCACCACCGGGGTGGGGACGACCTCCGGATGCAGAGAGGCTGACCCTGCGATGTCCAGACTGCTCGCCGCCACGCTGACCGTCGCGCTCGCCGCCGTACTCGCGGTGGGTGCCGCGCTCGGCGTCGTCGCGCTGCTGGAAGCGGCACCCGACCAGCCGAACACGCCCTTGATCACATACGAGCAGGCGGGCCAGGGGAGTTGACCGTGGCAGCCACCCGCTCTACGGCCTCTACGCCCTCCCCGGCCGGCACCACGCGCTCGGCCTGGCGCGACGTGCCCCGCTTACAGGTGCGCCGTTTCGCGGAGCTGGCCTTGGCCGAGGCCCCGGCCCTCGCCGAGGAGATCCTGCGCGAGATCCGCCGCGAGTACCCGCATCTGCCGGTCGTCCTGGACGAGTCGGGCGAGCCGATGGCCATGGTCGGCATCCGGCGTGCGATCGAGGTCTTCGTCCAGCACCTGGAGGCCTCGGAGGGCCGCCCGACCGTCCCGCCGGGCGTCTTCCAGGAGTTCGGCCGCGGCGAAGGCCTGCACGGCCGCTCCCTGGACTCGCTCCAGGCGATCTACCGGATGGGCGTACGACTGGCCTGGCGTCGTTTCGCCGAGATCGGCCAGCGCGTCGACATTCCGCCGCCCGCGATGTACGAGCTGGTGGACGCGGGCTACGAGTACCTGGACGGCCTCGTCGACCAGTCGGTGCGCGGTTACGCGGAGGCGGCGGCACGCCAGGCCGGCGAGCGGTTACGCCTCCAACGCCGCCTGATGGAGCTGCTGTTGGCCGAACACCACCGCGGCGATCCGGCGGACGCCCTGTCCGAGCGGGCGGCCAGGATCGGCTGGCCGCTGCCGGAGAAGGTCGCCGTGGGCGTGCTGCTGCGCCCGGCGCGGGAGGCCGTGGCCCCGGCGGTGGGGCAGGGCGTCCTGCTCGACATGGAGTACGAGCAGCCGCGCATGGTAGTCCCCGAACCGGACGCCGCCGGCCGCCCCGAACTGCTGCACCGGGCCCTGACCGGCTGGGCGGGCGCGATCGGCCCCCCGGTCCCGCCGGCCGACGCGGCGAAGTCGCTGCGCTGGGCCGAGGCCGCCGTACGCCTCATGGAACGGCGGCTGCTGCCGGCCGGCGAGGTCCTCTACTGCACCGAGCACACGGAAGCCCTGGTCCTCCTTCAGCCGGAGGAACTGATCGACGACCTGGCCCTGCGGTGTCTGGCCCCGTTGGAGCACTGCGGGCCCACGCACGGCCGGCGGCTGGCGGAGACGTTACTGGCGTGGCTGGAGACCAGGGGCGGGGCGCCGGAGGTGGCGGCCCGCCTGGGCGTCCACCCCCAGACGGTCCGGTACCGCCTCCGTCAGATCCGGGAGTTGTGGGGCGACGAGATGGACGACCCGGACCGGCGGTTCGAGTTGGAGCTGGTGTTGCGGGCGCAGCGGTTGAAGGGGGTGCTGGGGGAGACGCGCCGATAGACGCTGCTCGGGTTGTTGCGCTCGGCCTGTTGTGCTCAGTCTGCTCTGCTCAGTAGCCGTAGCGGCTCTTCAGATGGCGCCAGAAGTCCCGGAGCATCCACTTGTCGAACTCGGTGATCTGTGTGGCGGATCCGGCGTTCATGAGGAAGCAGCACTGGCCGGTCGGCGTCCAGTCGTAGAAGTCGTCGAGCCCGAAGGTGTGGCCGACTTCGTGCAGGTAGATGTGGATGTTCTCCTGGCCGAGCGCGGAGGTGAAGTACTCCTGGCCGACCCGCTGCCCCCAGTCGCCGCCGGCACCGCCCTGGAAACCCTTGGTCAGCCAGAGCGACTGGTCGTAGTGGCGGGCGGCGCCGCCCGGGCACTTGGAGTAGTTGCCGTCCTGGTGGAAGAAGCGGCCGCAGTCGGGGGAACACTGCGGGGCGCCCCCGCCGTCCAGATTCCCGGCGTAGATGTCGACGGAGTTGTCGCTCCACTGGAGGGTGGAGCGGTTCTTGACGGCCCAACCGACGATATTGACCGGCACGTTCGTGTACGGCCAGGCGTTGTGCCCGGTGCCGTCGCTCTCGACCATGGCGGCCATCCACTTCCCGAACTGCTTCTTCAGCGCGGCGTGGATCTGGTCGCGCAGGGCGGCGCTGACGGGGGCGTCGGACTCCCAGCGGACGCAGTAGTTGACGCTGCCGCGGTTGGCCATGACCTGGTCCCAGCCGTAGTTGCGGAAGCCGTAGAGGTCGGGGTAGGTCGACTCGACGTGGTTCCAGACCTCGCCCAGGGGCTGGACGAGGTTGGCCGGCGGGTTCCACTGGTCGGCGGCCTGGGCGGGGGAGGCGGTGACGGCGGGCGCGGCGACCAGCGCGATGATCGCGGCGAGTACGGCGCCGAGCCGGGCGAGGCGGGTGCGCATGGTGAACTCCCTTGGTGGGGGACGGACTTCGGGACTTCACCTGCAGGTCGCCGCCGGGGTGGTGGAGGTTGCCCGCTGTGCGGCACTTGTGTGTGTCGGTCAGGTCGTCCGGCGGGCGGGCTCGGTGGTGCCCCTCGGCAGGCGGGCGGACGCGGTGCGCAGACGCCGGCCGCGTCGCGTCAGCCCCCACGGCTTCAGGACCGAGATCACCGTCATGAAGACGTACGCGGACAACGACACGATCGGCCCCATCATGAGGTCCCCGGCGTCGGGCAGCGCGCCGCCCGCGGCGACCGCGTCGACCGTGGAGCTCAGGCCGGGACGCAGGGCGAAGGCGGTGGCGGTGGTCGTGGCGAGGGTCAGCCAGAACTTGGTGTAGACCCACCGGTGCCGGGCCAGCCCCCACTGCATGCCCAGGGACAGCACCAGCCCGCTGACCAGCGTGAGGAACGCGACGGGCAGCAGGAGCCAGTCGGCGAACAGCTTCATGGCCCGCACCGACGCCTCCACGGTCACCGCGGACCCGGTGGC
Above is a window of Streptomyces sp. DT2A-34 DNA encoding:
- a CDS encoding glycosyltransferase family 4 protein, with product MPQHVPSPLRATLPWASQQHLPALPPHPRRIVFLAHRDLGNEAAGGSELLVDRLADGLTRLGHQVTLLCGGPAAYRDYRVVSAGGSYGHYLRARSAFARQVGDCDLLVEVCNGMPYFAPLWHRGPTLCLVNHVHTDLWKMRFGGALAPAARLGRRLEHWALTGAQHRSLMVAVSPSTAQALRGIGVERERIRVVHNGVEEPGPLGDRSPEPLFVAVGRLVEYKRIDLLLRLWERVRPVTGGRLVIVGDGPERSPLEQLAGPGVEFVGHVSEAEKHRLLCAAWLLLHPSAVEGWGLVVTEAATRETPTIAFDVPGLRDSVVDGETGVLAAGESSFAAAWCTLALSGHRRELMGKAARDRAARYRWDRTVTQFRAVAAEAVRRRDA
- a CDS encoding DUF3068 domain-containing protein; the encoded protein is MRRTASPLSLILLGIGTFLLVLAPMLAWYVAPRAAVNPIDIDTTAVYTGTGSVFDTDKIKTVPDQKITVTQRVRGNVAESERSGNAVWDVITTVDTDKSLPAADPHDALDFTPHRWVMDRRTTKPVHCCKETPYIEGEAYLKFPFDVEKRSYQWWDNTGGTAITMRYDGTEKIQGYTGYRFTGTVAPRKVGSRLVPGSLVDEPKRPQVLAEEWYSNHGFKLVVDQRTGRVIYAQTGPRRTLRAPGGDKDAAVLLDSEKISFTTATQKEAVRQAKRDSGLLRVVGETLPVGAAGAGFVIAVVGGVLVVWGRRRPESPATVEMPQPSLTM
- a CDS encoding CdaR family transcriptional regulator yields the protein MAATRSTASTPSPAGTTRSAWRDVPRLQVRRFAELALAEAPALAEEILREIRREYPHLPVVLDESGEPMAMVGIRRAIEVFVQHLEASEGRPTVPPGVFQEFGRGEGLHGRSLDSLQAIYRMGVRLAWRRFAEIGQRVDIPPPAMYELVDAGYEYLDGLVDQSVRGYAEAAARQAGERLRLQRRLMELLLAEHHRGDPADALSERAARIGWPLPEKVAVGVLLRPAREAVAPAVGQGVLLDMEYEQPRMVVPEPDAAGRPELLHRALTGWAGAIGPPVPPADAAKSLRWAEAAVRLMERRLLPAGEVLYCTEHTEALVLLQPEELIDDLALRCLAPLEHCGPTHGRRLAETLLAWLETRGGAPEVAARLGVHPQTVRYRLRQIRELWGDEMDDPDRRFELELVLRAQRLKGVLGETRR
- a CDS encoding DUF2269 domain-containing protein — encoded protein: MPSTSPASAMSSTSSVKLSRAARRAALVVHVVAASSWLGLTLGLLALAVTAAATGSAVTVEASVRAMKLFADWLLLPVAFLTLVSGLVLSLGMQWGLARHRWVYTKFWLTLATTTATAFALRPGLSSTVDAVAAGGALPDAGDLMMGPIVSLSAYVFMTVISVLKPWGLTRRGRRLRTASARLPRGTTEPARRTT